Proteins from one Clostridium cellulovorans 743B genomic window:
- a CDS encoding TlyA family RNA methyltransferase, with protein sequence MSKEKERLDVLLVEKGLFSSREKARAAIMSRDILVNGQILDKAGEKIDVNSEIEYKGQEMPYVSRGGYKLEKAMKNFPIKLEEKICLDIGASTGGFTDCMLQNGAVKVFAIDVGYGQLAWKLRTDERVVCMERTNVRYITNENLGCYGDFASIDVSFISLRLVLPVVKDLLNEDGEIVALIKPQFEAGREKVGKKGVVREASTHIEVIESIVAMAKENHLKVKGLSFSPIKGPEGNIEYLLFMSKGSDEEDKVSQEDILKTVEEAHSSL encoded by the coding sequence ATGTCAAAAGAAAAAGAGAGATTAGATGTTCTATTAGTGGAGAAAGGTTTGTTTTCATCAAGAGAAAAAGCAAGAGCTGCGATAATGTCTAGAGATATACTAGTAAATGGACAGATACTAGATAAAGCTGGGGAAAAGATTGATGTGAATTCTGAAATTGAATATAAGGGACAGGAAATGCCTTATGTAAGTAGGGGTGGATACAAACTAGAAAAAGCTATGAAAAATTTTCCTATAAAATTAGAGGAAAAGATTTGCTTAGATATAGGTGCATCTACTGGAGGATTTACCGATTGCATGCTTCAAAATGGTGCTGTTAAGGTTTTTGCTATTGATGTAGGTTATGGACAACTAGCTTGGAAATTGCGTACAGATGAAAGAGTAGTTTGTATGGAGAGAACAAACGTAAGATACATTACTAATGAAAATCTAGGTTGCTATGGTGATTTTGCAAGTATAGATGTATCTTTTATATCTCTTAGATTGGTTTTACCAGTTGTTAAAGATTTATTGAATGAAGATGGGGAAATTGTTGCTTTAATTAAACCTCAATTTGAGGCTGGAAGAGAAAAGGTTGGAAAAAAAGGTGTAGTTAGAGAGGCATCTACGCATATAGAGGTAATAGAAAGTATAGTTGCTATGGCAAAAGAGAATCATTTAAAAGTTAAAGGCCTTAGCTTTTCACCGATAAAAGGACCGGAAGGAAATATAGAGTATTTATTATTTATGTCAAAGGGAAGTGACGAAGAAGATAAAGTATCACAAGAGGATATTCTCAAAACTGTAGAAGAAGCGCACAGCTCACTGTAA
- a CDS encoding NAD(+)/NADH kinase, with protein sequence MNKIALIINSSKDLEKEIEKNLIMDIRDIFPKTSIVVFNKISDKELQGNLDIDMVITVGGDGTVLSSSKIICKYEIPIFAVNYGNLGFLTAIEKDDFKKALAKIKNKEYYIEKRIMIQCDVEGKNTSYHCLNDIVISKGTLSRIVEYEITIDDKPYMKIKADGIIVSTPTGSTAYAMSAGGPILYPTLQVLSITPICPHIMTMKTMIIDSKSQVKIIAKNASEQVYLTLDGQQYTKIDKEDIITIKEYEHRCNLIRLQNYDYFDTLNKKIIPCGYRREAKK encoded by the coding sequence ATGAATAAAATTGCTTTAATTATAAACAGTAGCAAAGATTTAGAAAAAGAAATTGAAAAAAATTTAATAATGGACATAAGAGATATATTTCCAAAAACTTCAATAGTAGTATTTAATAAAATATCAGATAAGGAATTACAGGGAAATTTAGATATAGATATGGTGATTACCGTTGGCGGGGATGGCACAGTTTTAAGTTCTTCTAAAATTATATGTAAGTATGAAATACCTATTTTTGCAGTAAACTATGGAAATCTTGGTTTTTTAACGGCTATTGAAAAAGATGATTTTAAGAAAGCTTTAGCTAAAATAAAAAATAAAGAATATTATATTGAAAAAAGAATAATGATACAATGTGATGTAGAGGGTAAAAATACAAGCTATCATTGTTTAAATGATATAGTTATATCGAAGGGTACTTTATCAAGAATAGTGGAATATGAAATAACTATTGATGATAAACCATATATGAAGATAAAGGCTGATGGGATAATAGTTTCTACACCTACAGGTTCTACGGCATATGCTATGTCCGCAGGAGGCCCAATTTTGTACCCAACTCTCCAGGTATTATCTATTACACCTATTTGCCCTCATATTATGACTATGAAGACAATGATAATAGATAGCAAAAGTCAAGTGAAAATAATAGCTAAAAATGCAAGCGAACAAGTTTATTTAACTCTTGATGGACAACAGTATACTAAAATCGATAAAGAGGATATAATAACAATAAAAGAATATGAACATAGATGCAATTTAATTAGATTGCAGAACTATGATTACTTTGATACATTAAATAAAAAAATAATACCTTGTGGCTATAGGAGAGAGGCGAAAAAATGA
- a CDS encoding arginine repressor, producing MKVARHSKILELIDSKKIETQEELAEELKKSGFEVTQATVSRDIKELKLIKVMNNDGRYTYSSIAPTEKNLTNNLINIFTHTVIGTEQVENFVVIKTITGSANAAAEALDSLNFHGIAGTIAGDNTIFVLTRDKSDATEIVQRIKKIINK from the coding sequence ATGAAAGTTGCAAGACATAGTAAGATACTAGAACTTATTGATTCAAAAAAAATCGAAACTCAGGAGGAACTGGCAGAGGAACTTAAAAAAAGTGGTTTTGAAGTTACTCAAGCTACAGTTTCAAGGGATATAAAAGAGTTAAAACTTATAAAAGTAATGAATAATGATGGCAGATATACATATTCCTCAATTGCTCCTACTGAGAAAAACCTTACAAATAATCTTATTAATATTTTTACTCATACGGTTATTGGTACAGAACAAGTAGAAAATTTTGTAGTCATTAAAACAATTACTGGTTCTGCAAATGCTGCAGCAGAAGCACTTGATAGTTTGAATTTCCATGGTATAGCAGGTACAATAGCCGGTGATAACACAATATTTGTATTAACAAGAGATAAAAGTGATGCAACAGAAATAGTTCAAAGAATAAAGAAGATAATTAACAAATAG
- the recN gene encoding DNA repair protein RecN, with the protein MLLQLNINNFALIENLTINFSEGFTVLTGETGTGKSILIDAISFVLGAKNNRGVIRTGTDKAFVEGIFTVENPKTKAILSSLDIDVDEVLIISRETFLNGKSITKVNNKTVLVSNLRKLADSLMDIHGQHENQNLLDKNTHIDYLDNFGYEFLKEDLGAYKIEYKKLLEVNNSIETICNKNENREKLMDYLKYQIDEINKGKLKIDEDVELEKQHKILSNSENIKKSLSISYNVLYEGSDEKTSIFDNLSYVIKELRNVSMHHEDITTICSGLEDTYYNLEQSISDIRSLKDEINYDQGELDFINNRLYIIDGYKRKYGETIKDILDYKTKIENEYAEMINSEEILATLRKDKEKIIMKLKGISLILNDKRVEVARRLKDVIQEQLNYIGLEKSNFYIEINYDENCLDEYGASKVQFLISTNPGEPLLPLERVVSGGELSRIMLALKTAFVDKDKIPSVIFDEIDTGISGRVAQSVAEKMYMVSLSHQVFCVTHLPQIAALSDNHYVVLKEVVDNKTYTNIKILTEDEKPIEMARMLGGSEFTKLTLEHGRELIFLAQNKKKQISST; encoded by the coding sequence ATGCTACTCCAATTGAATATTAATAACTTTGCATTGATAGAGAATCTAACAATTAATTTTAGTGAAGGTTTTACTGTATTAACTGGAGAAACAGGGACAGGAAAATCTATACTTATCGATGCTATCAGCTTCGTTTTAGGTGCTAAAAACAATAGAGGTGTTATTAGGACTGGCACAGACAAAGCTTTTGTAGAAGGTATTTTTACTGTTGAAAATCCAAAAACTAAAGCTATACTTTCGTCTTTAGACATAGATGTTGATGAAGTTTTAATTATTAGCAGAGAAACTTTTTTAAATGGTAAATCCATAACAAAGGTTAATAATAAGACTGTCTTGGTTTCTAATTTGAGGAAGTTAGCAGATTCCTTAATGGATATACATGGACAGCATGAAAATCAGAATTTACTAGATAAAAATACTCATATAGATTACTTAGATAACTTTGGATATGAATTTTTAAAAGAAGATCTTGGAGCATATAAGATTGAGTATAAAAAGTTATTAGAAGTAAATAATTCCATAGAAACTATTTGTAATAAAAATGAAAATCGTGAAAAGTTAATGGATTATTTAAAATATCAAATTGATGAGATCAACAAGGGTAAACTAAAAATCGATGAAGATGTTGAACTTGAAAAGCAACATAAAATTTTATCAAATAGTGAGAACATAAAAAAATCTCTTTCAATAAGTTACAATGTACTTTATGAAGGAAGCGATGAAAAAACTTCAATTTTTGATAACCTTTCTTATGTAATTAAAGAACTGAGAAATGTTTCTATGCATCACGAGGATATAACAACCATATGCTCTGGTTTGGAGGATACTTATTATAACTTAGAACAGAGCATATCAGATATACGTAGCCTAAAGGATGAAATAAACTATGATCAGGGAGAATTAGATTTTATTAATAATAGATTATATATAATTGACGGATATAAAAGAAAATATGGCGAGACAATAAAAGATATTTTAGATTATAAAACTAAAATAGAAAATGAATATGCGGAAATGATTAATAGTGAGGAAATACTTGCAACATTAAGGAAGGATAAGGAAAAGATAATTATGAAATTAAAAGGAATATCTTTAATCCTTAATGATAAAAGAGTTGAAGTAGCTAGAAGACTTAAAGACGTTATACAAGAACAGTTAAATTATATAGGATTAGAAAAAAGTAATTTTTATATAGAGATAAATTATGATGAAAATTGCCTAGATGAATACGGAGCTAGTAAAGTTCAATTTCTTATATCTACAAATCCAGGCGAACCATTACTTCCTTTAGAAAGAGTAGTATCAGGCGGAGAACTTTCTAGGATTATGTTAGCGTTAAAAACGGCCTTTGTAGATAAAGATAAAATTCCAAGTGTTATTTTTGATGAAATCGATACAGGAATAAGTGGAAGAGTTGCACAGAGTGTTGCGGAAAAAATGTATATGGTTTCATTAAGCCACCAAGTTTTTTGTGTAACTCATCTTCCTCAAATTGCTGCATTATCAGACAACCATTATGTTGTTTTAAAAGAAGTTGTGGATAATAAGACATATACCAATATAAAAATTTTAACAGAGGATGAGAAACCAATAGAAATGGCTAGAATGCTTGGTGGAAGTGAATTCACAAAGCTGACATTAGAACATGGAAGAGAACTTATCTTTTTAGCACAAAATAAAAAAAAGCAAATATCTAGTACATAA
- the spoIVB gene encoding SpoIVB peptidase: MKIKTLKVKILVILIASFLINYTVILSESYSNILDPPGKEVTAVSTFNQKLKKDKYVYLGGTPLGIKLKSQGLLVVAISDIEGKDGKIYRPALECDIRIGDIITEVNNVKLTKSQDITDILNCIVNDKVTIKISRNDKVIDKLATVAYAKDGCYKLGVWVRESMAGVGTLTFYEPESDLFAALGHAVTDSDTNEIFKISTGRIVESSISSVKKGEKGNPGELRGIFIDEESPVGEVKINTITGVYGFGGKPLIRHENQKLIKIGSYKDIKEGSAKILTTIDGQEPQFYDIKIEKLLEQKNPSTKSMIITITDKELLERTGGIVQGMSGSPIIQNNKLIGAVTHVLVNRPDTGYGIYIDWMFDEMSKIS, translated from the coding sequence TTGAAGATTAAAACATTAAAAGTTAAAATCTTAGTTATATTGATTGCTTCATTTCTAATAAATTACACTGTGATTTTATCAGAAAGCTATAGCAATATATTAGATCCTCCAGGAAAAGAAGTAACTGCAGTAAGTACTTTTAATCAAAAGCTGAAGAAAGATAAATATGTTTATTTAGGAGGTACTCCATTAGGAATAAAATTAAAGTCTCAAGGCCTTCTAGTAGTAGCTATATCTGATATCGAAGGAAAAGATGGTAAAATATATAGACCTGCGTTAGAGTGCGATATCCGTATAGGTGATATTATTACAGAAGTAAATAATGTAAAGTTGACTAAAAGCCAAGATATAACAGATATACTAAATTGCATTGTTAATGATAAAGTCACAATAAAAATAAGTAGAAATGATAAGGTAATAGATAAATTAGCTACCGTTGCTTATGCTAAGGATGGATGTTATAAATTAGGTGTATGGGTTCGTGAATCCATGGCAGGCGTAGGGACACTAACCTTTTATGAACCAGAAAGTGATTTATTTGCAGCTTTAGGTCATGCTGTTACAGATTCAGACACTAATGAGATTTTTAAGATAAGTACTGGAAGAATAGTTGAATCTTCTATATCATCAGTGAAAAAGGGTGAAAAAGGAAATCCAGGAGAACTAAGAGGAATATTTATTGACGAAGAATCTCCAGTGGGTGAAGTGAAAATAAATACTATTACTGGTGTCTATGGTTTTGGGGGAAAACCTCTTATAAGGCATGAAAATCAGAAATTAATAAAAATAGGGTCGTATAAAGATATTAAAGAGGGATCAGCAAAAATATTAACAACTATAGATGGGCAAGAACCTCAATTTTATGATATAAAAATAGAAAAACTTTTAGAACAAAAGAATCCTTCAACCAAAAGTATGATAATAACTATTACTGACAAAGAATTACTTGAAAGAACAGGCGGAATAGTTCAAGGAATGAGTGGAAGTCCTATTATTCAAAATAATAAATTGATAGGTGCCGTTACTCATGTGCTAGTAAATAGACCTGATACTGGATATGGAATATATATTGATTGGATGTTTGATGAAATGTCAAAAATAAGTTAA
- the spo0A gene encoding sporulation transcription factor Spo0A — protein sequence MDNSKISVLIADDNKEFCNILNDYLLNQRDIVVTGIAKDGLETIDLIEAKRPDLVILDIIMPHLDGLGVLERLKTMDLNPRPRIIVLSAVGQDKITQMAITLGADYYVVKPFDMDVFTKRIREMFTDTISSSSDQRTTTSISTRTETKTYESKPVDLESEITNIIHEIGVPAHIKGYMYLREAISMVVNNVELLSAVTKELYPSIAKKYNTTASRVERAIRHAIEVAWNRGQVDTINKLFGYTVHTSKGKPTNSEFIAMIADKLRLKNKVS from the coding sequence ATGGACAATTCAAAAATAAGTGTATTAATCGCAGATGACAATAAGGAATTTTGTAATATTCTAAATGACTATTTATTAAATCAAAGAGATATTGTTGTAACTGGTATAGCAAAGGATGGTTTAGAAACTATTGATTTAATAGAAGCTAAAAGACCGGACTTAGTGATTTTAGATATAATAATGCCACATTTAGATGGACTTGGAGTTTTAGAAAGATTAAAAACTATGGATTTAAATCCAAGACCTAGAATAATAGTGTTATCAGCTGTAGGACAAGATAAAATTACTCAAATGGCAATAACACTTGGTGCTGATTATTATGTAGTTAAACCGTTTGATATGGATGTTTTTACAAAGAGAATTAGAGAAATGTTTACTGATACTATATCAAGTTCATCAGATCAAAGAACTACAACATCAATTTCTACTAGGACTGAAACAAAAACATATGAATCTAAGCCAGTAGATCTAGAATCAGAAATTACAAATATAATTCATGAAATTGGTGTACCAGCACATATTAAAGGATATATGTATTTAAGAGAAGCTATTTCTATGGTGGTAAATAATGTTGAACTTTTATCAGCTGTAACAAAAGAACTTTATCCATCTATAGCTAAGAAATATAATACTACAGCTAGTAGAGTAGAAAGAGCTATAAGACATGCTATAGAAGTTGCTTGGAATAGAGGACAAGTTGATACAATTAACAAATTGTTTGGTTACACTGTACATACATCAAAAGGTAAACCAACAAACTCTGAATTTATTGCGATGATAGCAGACAAGCTAAGACTTAAAAACAAAGTAAGTTAA
- a CDS encoding PH domain-containing protein translates to MGLLDGLMGNASEVNVQEVQKEYANVLASSETIEKAYKLLRDMFIFTNKRLILVDKQGVTGKKTEYHSIPYKSITHFSIETAGSFDLDAELKIWISGTQMPVQKQFNKSLNIYELQSVLAAYVLK, encoded by the coding sequence ATGGGATTACTAGATGGATTAATGGGAAATGCTTCGGAGGTTAATGTTCAAGAAGTACAAAAGGAATATGCAAATGTTTTAGCTTCTTCAGAAACCATAGAAAAAGCATATAAGTTATTAAGGGATATGTTTATTTTTACAAATAAGCGACTTATACTAGTAGATAAACAAGGTGTTACTGGTAAAAAAACAGAATATCATTCAATTCCATATAAAAGCATTACACATTTTAGTATAGAAACCGCAGGAAGCTTTGATTTAGATGCAGAACTGAAAATTTGGATTTCTGGTACTCAAATGCCAGTACAAAAGCAATTTAATAAGAGCTTAAATATATATGAGTTACAAAGTGTTTTAGCTGCATATGTTTTAAAGTAG
- a CDS encoding bis-aminopropyl spermidine synthase family protein → MKNYIEEVYNKVSIAEGQSTIENYLFEVYIKGPVSMKDLSVKLGIPIPLVTAIKKEFIKEDILVQKGGVIVSEKGKDYVENQLGYKNLDMKLYNRILEDDYVMEVDFSDELKLVSEYLNNRPTVDVTIDQSKCTPETSFKRALLALKNNSLIGKRILCIGDDDLITVAMALLLKRLYKDTIYSKADIHVADIDKRILDYISSVASKEGLRITLHHHNLKEPFSNDMIDSFDAFFTDPPYTISGMNLFLSRGVSALKKQPGRMIFFSFGNKSPKDTWEMQNLINRMGLNIINIIPRFNKYEGAQIIGGVGQMIVLSTTEKAEPIIKEAFNDKIYTGEFRVTERNYQCKECGEVIVVGYKKGFLNIEQLKEKGCPKCLSKSFDLKEKKVVKDN, encoded by the coding sequence ATGAAAAATTATATTGAAGAAGTTTATAATAAGGTTTCTATAGCGGAAGGGCAGTCTACTATAGAAAACTATTTATTTGAGGTTTATATAAAAGGACCTGTTTCTATGAAAGATTTATCAGTGAAATTAGGGATACCGATACCGTTAGTTACTGCAATAAAAAAAGAATTTATAAAAGAAGACATATTAGTACAAAAAGGCGGTGTTATAGTATCAGAAAAGGGAAAAGATTATGTAGAAAATCAATTAGGTTACAAGAACTTAGATATGAAACTATATAATAGAATATTAGAAGATGATTATGTAATGGAAGTTGATTTTTCAGATGAACTTAAACTAGTATCAGAATACTTAAATAATCGTCCAACAGTAGATGTTACTATTGATCAATCAAAATGTACTCCAGAAACTAGTTTTAAAAGAGCATTATTAGCACTAAAAAACAATAGCTTAATTGGAAAAAGGATATTGTGTATTGGTGATGATGACCTCATTACAGTTGCTATGGCATTGCTTTTGAAACGACTTTATAAAGATACAATATATAGTAAGGCAGATATACATGTTGCAGATATTGATAAAAGGATTTTAGACTATATTAGTTCTGTGGCTTCAAAAGAAGGATTAAGAATTACTCTCCATCATCACAATCTCAAAGAGCCTTTTTCTAATGATATGATTGATAGTTTTGACGCTTTCTTTACTGATCCTCCATATACGATTTCAGGGATGAATTTATTTTTATCTAGAGGTGTAAGTGCGTTAAAAAAACAACCTGGTAGGATGATATTTTTTTCTTTTGGAAATAAGTCGCCAAAGGATACTTGGGAAATGCAAAACCTAATTAATAGAATGGGTTTAAATATAATAAATATAATACCAAGATTTAACAAGTATGAAGGAGCACAAATTATTGGAGGAGTAGGACAAATGATTGTGCTTAGTACAACGGAAAAAGCAGAGCCAATAATAAAAGAAGCCTTTAATGATAAGATATATACTGGGGAGTTTAGGGTTACTGAAAGAAACTACCAGTGTAAGGAATGTGGAGAAGTAATTGTGGTTGGCTATAAAAAAGGTTTTTTAAATATAGAGCAATTAAAAGAAAAAGGTTGTCCAAAGTGTCTTTCTAAGTCTTTTGATTTAAAAGAGAAAAAAGTTGTCAAAGATAATTAA
- a CDS encoding putative ABC transporter permease, which translates to MKLIMTNFNVDYYEIIYFFFIYAFMGWITEVIYAYYKNRCFINRGFLFGPLCPIYGTGAIMIIGFLYPVKNLYFTFLIGTILVSILEYIVGFILETMFNSKWWDYSDNKFNIHGRVCLGFSLLWGLAIVILVTVVHPRIETIIDGIPKNIGNVFLLGLVIYFLLDCTLTIISLVNLKARFVKLTNLYQEAKENYSEMLSVSKEKYSERFNSSKESLLSRLPNVDGVISNSKAKYVEIVNNSKETILSKLPHVHVEEVLKEFKEKYDKVVGEFNFNHKRLLRAYPAINPKKFEELIKELKEKLDKKI; encoded by the coding sequence ATGAAGCTTATAATGACTAATTTTAATGTGGATTATTATGAAATCATTTATTTCTTTTTTATTTATGCATTTATGGGTTGGATAACAGAGGTGATTTATGCCTATTATAAGAATAGGTGTTTTATAAATAGAGGTTTTCTCTTTGGACCTCTTTGTCCTATTTATGGAACTGGAGCAATTATGATAATTGGATTTTTGTATCCAGTAAAAAATCTTTATTTTACATTTTTAATAGGGACTATTTTAGTATCTATTTTAGAATACATAGTAGGCTTTATATTAGAAACAATGTTTAATTCTAAGTGGTGGGATTATTCTGATAATAAATTCAATATTCATGGAAGAGTATGTTTAGGATTTTCTTTACTCTGGGGGTTAGCTATAGTTATATTAGTCACTGTAGTTCATCCAAGGATTGAAACAATTATAGATGGTATTCCTAAAAATATAGGAAATGTCTTTTTATTAGGTTTAGTAATATACTTTTTACTAGATTGCACCCTTACTATTATTTCTCTTGTAAACCTAAAAGCAAGGTTTGTAAAACTAACAAACCTGTATCAAGAGGCTAAAGAGAATTACAGTGAAATGTTAAGTGTTTCTAAAGAAAAATATTCCGAAAGATTTAATAGTTCAAAGGAATCTTTATTATCTAGATTGCCTAATGTAGATGGCGTTATAAGTAATTCAAAAGCTAAATATGTAGAGATTGTAAATAATTCAAAAGAAACTATTCTATCGAAACTTCCTCATGTACACGTAGAGGAAGTATTAAAGGAATTTAAAGAAAAATATGATAAAGTTGTTGGAGAATTTAACTTTAATCACAAAAGACTTCTTAGAGCATATCCAGCAATTAACCCTAAAAAGTTTGAGGAATTGATAAAAGAGTTAAAAGAAAAGCTAGATAAAAAGATTTAA
- a CDS encoding glycosyl hydrolase, whose product MTRDTFIISALECTYTNGTIKTNLLDKGSKKFIDILNNDGDTVEFIFDISKTGFYKLSFDYSLPTENAVHRCLINDEFYGDLSFKQTEKFILLNTITSIKLEQGKNKVTLLRSWGHLNLRSLVVDETEAPAAFNPTFALTNPKASKESLELMNFFKKIHGKRILSGQHCNKSTCPDFEFIKRKTGKFPAILGFDLLSYSSAIDTKESSWDCIDEIANNRGSVEVALKYAKETNCIITFCWHWFSPLHGRDKSFYTENTTFDIEKALSPDSLEYMSMIKDMDMIADQLKLFKAANVPILFRPLHEAHGSWFWWGAKGPKPYIELYRLMYDRFTNLHQLNNLIWVWNATFEEYYPGDDVVDINSRDIYGPMKNYGPLTYDFYETALIPTPSKPMALGENGSIPNPNLIKESNTPWLWFMTWNNFLNNDYNELDKVIEFFNDPHVINLEDLDSYFPAKYI is encoded by the coding sequence ATGACTAGAGACACATTTATCATATCTGCTTTAGAATGCACTTATACAAATGGCACTATTAAAACAAATTTATTAGACAAAGGCTCGAAAAAATTTATTGATATCTTAAATAATGATGGCGATACTGTTGAATTTATTTTTGACATTTCTAAGACAGGATTTTACAAGTTAAGTTTTGACTATTCACTTCCTACTGAAAATGCAGTTCATAGATGTCTTATAAACGATGAATTCTATGGTGATCTTTCTTTTAAGCAAACAGAAAAATTTATTCTATTAAATACTATAACCTCAATTAAGCTTGAGCAAGGAAAAAATAAAGTCACTTTGCTTAGGTCTTGGGGCCACTTAAACTTAAGATCTTTAGTGGTTGATGAAACTGAAGCGCCAGCAGCCTTTAACCCAACTTTTGCTTTAACAAATCCTAAAGCTTCTAAAGAATCTTTAGAACTTATGAACTTCTTTAAAAAAATTCATGGCAAAAGAATTTTATCTGGTCAGCATTGCAACAAATCAACTTGCCCTGATTTTGAATTTATAAAAAGGAAAACTGGAAAGTTTCCAGCAATATTAGGCTTTGATTTATTAAGTTATTCCTCAGCAATTGATACAAAAGAGAGTAGCTGGGATTGTATTGATGAAATTGCCAATAATAGAGGTTCCGTTGAAGTTGCCTTGAAATATGCTAAAGAAACAAACTGTATTATAACTTTCTGTTGGCATTGGTTTTCTCCCCTTCACGGCAGAGATAAAAGTTTTTATACAGAAAACACTACCTTTGACATCGAAAAAGCTCTTTCACCTGATTCTTTAGAATATATGTCTATGATAAAAGATATGGATATGATAGCAGATCAATTAAAATTATTTAAAGCTGCCAACGTGCCTATCCTTTTCAGGCCACTACATGAAGCTCACGGAAGTTGGTTTTGGTGGGGAGCTAAAGGACCAAAGCCATATATAGAACTCTATAGATTAATGTATGATAGATTTACAAACCTACATCAGTTAAACAATTTAATATGGGTTTGGAATGCTACATTTGAAGAATATTATCCTGGAGATGATGTGGTTGATATTAACAGTAGAGATATCTATGGTCCTATGAAAAATTATGGTCCATTAACTTATGATTTTTATGAAACAGCTTTAATACCAACACCAAGTAAGCCAATGGCACTTGGTGAAAATGGCTCCATCCCTAATCCAAATCTTATAAAAGAAAGTAATACTCCTTGGCTTTGGTTTATGACATGGAATAACTTCCTAAACAATGATTATAATGAATTAGACAAAGTCATCGAATTTTTTAATGATCCGCATGTCATAAATCTTGAAGATTTAGATTCTTACTTCCCTGCTAAATACATTTAA